A part of Liolophura sinensis isolate JHLJ2023 chromosome 1, CUHK_Ljap_v2, whole genome shotgun sequence genomic DNA contains:
- the LOC135462881 gene encoding uncharacterized protein LOC135462881 has protein sequence MLFGRGGYPRGGRRGGRCGGGSGGGGGGEGDKPEGGDEHGDKLDGDDIRDGRDKPKDGGKPDGFGRAGYRRGGRRGGRRGGGGGGGGGGEGDKPEGGDEHGDKPDGNDIGDGHDKPKDGEKPDGFGRGGYPRGGRRGGNGGRRGGGGGGGGGGEGDKPEGGDEHGDKPDGNDIGDGHDKPNNGGKPDGFGRGGYPRGGRRGCSGDKRRGGGKRGRIGTPYILILYDNYKIISG, from the exons ATGCT ATTTGGTCGTGGTGGATATCCTCGTGGCGGACGTAGAGGTGGCAGATGTGGAGGTGGAAGCGGTGGTGGTGGAGGCGGGGAAGGTGACAAACCAGAGGGCGGTGATGAACATGGGGACAAACTAGATGGTGATGACATACGTGACGGACGTGACAAACCTAAAGACGGCGGAAAACCTGATGGTTTTGGTCGTGCTGGATATCGTCGTGGCGGACGTAGAGGTGGCAGACGTGGAGGTGGAGGCGGTGGTGGTGGAGGCGGGGAAGGTGACAAACCAGAGGGCGGTGATGAACATGGGGACAAACCAGATGGTAATGACATAGGTGACGGTCATGACAAACCTAAAGACGGCGAGAAACCTGATGGGTTTGGTCGTGGTGGATATCCTCGTGGCGGACGTAGAGGTGGCAATGGAGGCAGACGTGGAGGTGGAGGCGGTGGTGGTGGAGGCGGGGAAGGTGACAAACCAGAGGGCGGTGATGAACATGGGGACAAACCAGATGGTAATGACATAGGTGACGGTCATGACAAACCTAATAACGGCGGAAAACCTGATGGTTTTGGTCGTGGTGGATATCCTCGTGGCGGACGAAGAGGTTGCAGTGGAGACAAACGTCGAGGTGGAGGCAAAAGAGGTCGCATTGGTACACcatacattttgattttatatGACAACTACAAAATAATCAGTGGGTGA